CGCAATGTACGAAACTTTAACTCGTCAAAGACTAAAACCAGATACTGATGGTCCATCAAGATTCTTCGGAAGCTATTGGGCACAAGCTAGTACAATGTGGTGGTACATTAAAGATGCAATGCCACACCCAGCAACTGACACTTTAACAGACGATGAAGTATACGCTTTAGTAGCATATGTATTGAATGTTAATGAGATGGAAATTGACGGTGTACCTGTAGATGAAGATTACGTTTTAAATCGTGAAAACTTCTTAAAAATCAAAATGCCTGCTAAAGACGTTTATGAACCTGTAATCGATGGTCCACAAGGTCCAGAAAATGTACGTGCTTACTATGCAAATCCAGATAACTTTGGTGCTGTAAAAGTAAAAAGAAGTGAACGTTGTATGACTAACTGTCAAGAACCGACTGTTCATGTAGCTGAGATTACTGTTGGTATCAGTGACTTCCATCCACCAATGTCAGCTGTTAGAGATTTACCAGCTGAAGAAGGAAGTTCTTCTTTTGATGCAAAAACTGCTTATACAGAAGCTTGTGCAATGTGTCATGACACTGGTGCAGCTCCAGCTCCTGGTGATAAAGGTGCATGGGCTCCATTACTAGCTAAAGGTATGGATGCTGTTTATAAAAATGGTCTAAACGGTACAGATGCTGGTATGCCAGCTAAAGGTGGTTCATCACTAAGTGATAAAGAATTCAAACTTGTAGTTGACTATATAGTTAACCAAAGCAAATAAATCTCAATTAAAGGAAAGATTATGGAAAGAAGACAATTTTTAAGTATGACTTTAGGTGCATTAGCTTTAGCTGTTGTACCTGCAAGCGTAAGAGCTGAGGATTTCAGAAAATCAAAACCAGCTGTATGGACTGCACACACTGTTGATGATGCTATCATGGCAATGTATGGTAAAAAAGATTTAACTATGAGCAATGTTAAATTAACAGCTGCTAAAGTTCCATCTGATAGCCCTAAAAAAGCTGTTGCATCTAACGGTGGTGCAATTCCAGTTGATTTTTCAGTATCTGTTCCTGCTAAAACTGTAGCAGTATTCCAAGATGCTAACCCAGAAGCTGCTGTATGTGTATACACTGTATCTAAATATGATGCAATGAACTACTCAATCAAAATTAAAATGGCTAAATCTGGTACTATTACTATCGTAGCTGAAGGTACTGACGGTAAACTTTATGCTGCTAAACAAACTCTAGATGTTGCTCTTGGTGGATGTGAAGGTTAATCCCTTTTCATATATTGATTTAAAAAAGAAAAAATATAAGGAATAAATATGTCAGCAATTAAAGTAAAAGCAAAATTAAAAGGCGGTGTAGTTTCTGTTAAAGCAATGGCTAAACACGAAATGTCTACATATAACATGGCTGAGAAAAAAACTGGTGATAGAGAAAATGCTAACTTCATTACTCATATCTCTGCTACAATCAACGGTGAAACTGTAATGGATATGTCAACTTCTCAGTTCTTATCTAAAAACCCTATCTTTAAATTCGACCTTAAAGGTATCGGTGCTAAAGGTGACGCTCTTGAGATGGTTGCTGTTGATCGTAAAGGTAACACTCTTAAAGGTAAAGGTAAAATTAAATAATTTTATCCTAAAATTCCCCCTCTTGGGGAAACCTACTCTCTTCCCTAATAAAGCTTCCAAATTCCACAAGGTTTAATTTTATGTTAAAAAAATCATTACTAAGTATTTTATATATTTTTATATTGTCAGTAACTCAACTCTCAGCAGAAATAATTGATATTGATAAAGCTGTTCTTGCATCTAAAAAAAGTGGGAAAAACCCTCTTGTATATCTTCATAAAACAGGTTGTCCATACTGTGAAAGACTTGAGGAGTTTACTCTTGATGATGATGATGTAGATCAGTATATCAAAGATAATTTCACTTTTATTATAATTAACGTTTCACATAAAGAAGATATTGTTATATATGATCATGAACAAACAACAGCAAAAGCATTTGCTGAAAACATCGGTTATAACTTCTACCCTTCTGTATTGTTTTTCAGTAATTCAGGTGAGCTTGATCACGGTAGTATCGGTTATATCGAAGAGAAAGATTTTCTTATAATATTAAAGTATATGAAAACAGGCGCATTTAAAACAATGAGCATAGATGAGTATAAAAAGAAAATTGGTTTTGTTGAAGAGAATAACGGTGAACAAATAGATAAGAGACAAAAACTATGAGTGGAAAAGTTTTAAAACTATTTGTTACATCTGATGATGAGCAAAAGACAAGATTAACTCCTGAAACTATTACAGTTGATAATGATGGTGTAGTAGAGGATAAATTTTATAAAAAAGATTTAATGCGAGCTATTCTAATTACATCTATAGACAGCTATAACTTAGCTAAAGAGAACGGTGTAGAGATAGAATATGGGCTTTTAGGTGAAAATATCCTTATTGATACAAACCCTTATGCATTAGTTCCCGGTCAAACTTTAAAAATAGGTGATACCATTTTAGAAATTACACAAAACTGTACCTTATGTAAAGGGTTATCTACAGTAAGTTCAAAACTACCAAAAATATTAAAAAATGATCGTGGTATCTTTGCAAAAGTAATAAGCGGAAAATCCTCAATCAAGATTGGTGATACTGTAGAAATCTAACTCTATTAATTAATTTTATTTATATCAAAAAAATGTTACATTTCTTCAAAATAACACAATTGAAATCATTGTAAACTGCATATTGAAATAATAAAAGGAGATTTTTGAACTTATCAAATTTTTTAAATAAGTATGGGGAAGAAGTTCCCGGATATGATGTAAGAGTTATTAACGAAAGAGAAGCAAGAGCTGCAGCAGGTATACTTGGTACCCTGGGAATCATGGTTATCTTTATCGGTATAGGATTTAATCACATCATTGTAGCGAGAGTATATATTGCATTTTTATGGTTTGAATTTCTACTTAGAATTACAAAACCGAATTATGCACCATCTTTACTACTTGCAAGGTTTTTTGTACAAAATCAAAAGCCAGAGTATGTAGGTGCAGCACAAAAGCGTTTTGCATGGGCAATTGGCTGGTTAATCTCATTTCCTATGATCTATTGGTTTGTGCTTAATTGGGATATTACTTTTTACAAAGTTTTAATTTGTGTACTATGTGCAACTTTAATGTTTTTTGAAAGTGCTTTTTCAATATGTTTAGGATGTATGTTATACAAATATATCAAAAAAGAGGATCCTCACTATTGCCCAGGAGGAGTATGTGAGGTTCGTAAAAAAGAGCCTATACAAACGTTTAATCTTATGCAAAAGATTGTGGCAGCTGCGACTGCTATTGGTTTAACGGTAGGAATATATCTTTTCCTTGCATATACTGAACCTAAAACATTCTTCGGAGAGTTTCTCCATGAAGCAGTACTGACAGATGCACAGCTCCAAGCACAAAAAGATGCAGCTTATGAAGCTGAGATGGCAGCGGAATTTGGAGATGATGAGGATGAAGAGGAATAATTCCTCTTATCCCTATTTATAATACTTTACAACTCCGTCCATCTTTGAACCCATATTTAAAAGTACCATATCTGCAATTACAAGAGCAGCCATAGCCTCACAAACAATAGTTCCACGAATAGCTACACAAGGATCATGACGCCCTTTTAAAGAGAAGTCTACCTCCTCATTAGTCGTAGTGATAGTATGTTGTTCTTGAAAGATAGACGGTGTTGGTTTAAAGTACACGTTAAGTACAATATCATCACCGTTACTGATCCCGCCAAGAATTCCACCTGAGTGATTTGACTCAAATCCATTAGCACGTATTTGGTCATTGTTTTGCGAGCCTAGCGTTTTAGCACTCAAACACCCATCACCTATCTCAACAGCTTTTACGGCGTTTATACCCATCATAGCATCAGCTAAAACACCATCTAATTTATAATAAAGTGGTTGTCCTAATCCAATAGGTGCATTTTTAACAACAACACGGCTAACACCGCCAACAGAATCATGTCTCTTCTTAGCTTCTAAAATTGCATCTTTTTGTGCCTGTTCTACATCAGAATCAAGTGCATAAATAATACTATCCTTTACACCTGCATAATTAAATTTCTCAGCTTTTATCCCTGCAACTTCACTAATACCACTTAACACTTCAACATCAAGCTCTTTAAGCATCAGTTTTGCAATTGCACCTGCAGCTACACGAGCAGCTGTTTCTCTTGCAGAACTTCTTCCGCCGCCGCGGTAATCTCTTAGTCCATATTTATGAAAGTATGTAAAATCTGCATGTCCAGGGCGAAACACATCTTTAATATTTGAATAGTCTTTTGACTTTTGGTTTGTATTATAAATCACCATTGCAATAGGCGTACCTGTACTTTTTCCTTCAAATACACCGCTGAGTATCTCTACCTTATCAGCCTCTTTTCTTGCCGTTTCAAATTCACTTTTTCCCGGCTTTCTGCGGTCGAGTTCATTTTGTATAAATGCTTCATCGATCTCTAAACCTGCAGGTACACCATCAAGCACACATCCAAGTGCCGTCCCGTGGGATTCACCAAATGTTGAAAATCTTAATTTTTGACCAAAACTATTCAATTATTTTTCCTTCTTTAACATCTCTACTGCCAGCTTTGCCGCTTCCTGCTGAGCTATCTTTTTGCTTTTTCCGATAGCTCTTGCATACTCTTTATCTTCAATGTATACACCAACTTCAAACTCTTTTTTATGATCAGGTCCGCGAGAAGCTAGTACTTTATACTCAGGTGTTATTCCAAAACGTGCTTGAGTAAGTTCTTGCAGAGTTGTTTTAAAATCTCTAAAAAGAGAATCTAAAGAGATCTCTTCATGATTCTCTTCAATCAATTTTATAGAGATCTCCTGCACTTTTTCTAATCCTGCTTCAAGATAAATCGCACCCATTATCGCTTCAAAAGCATTTGATAAAAGCGATGACTTTTCTCTTCCGCCGTTATTGTCTTCTGCATTCGATAAAAGAATGTAGTCACCCAGTCTTAAAGCACGGGCTAATTTATCAAAACCTGTTTCATTTACAAGTGAAGCACGAATCTTTGAGAGTTTTCCCTCATCAGAATTTCTAAACTTTCTAAAAAGATACTCCCCTACCACAAGATCAAGTACAGCATCACCCAGAAACTCTAAACGCTCATTATCGTAGGGCTGTTTATAGCTTTTATGTGTCAGCGCTTCGATAATGAGATTTTTATCTTTAAACTCATACCCTAACTTTTTCTCTAACGTATCTATTTTCTTGTGCATAATATCCTCATTATAAATTTTTCACTGCTTCGGCAGCATCACGAGCTAGTTTGTCACATCTCTCGTTTTCTATATGCCCATCATGTCCCCGAACCCAATGAGCATTAATCTTATGTGGCTTTGAAACCTCAATATACTCTTGCCACAAATCAGGGTTTTTTACCTTTTTAAAGTTCCGTTTAACCCAGTTGTCTAACCATTCATTGATCCCTTTAACCACATAGGATGAATCACTCACGATTTCAACATCACAAGGTTGTTTTAGAGCTTTTAAGCCTTCTATAACACCTCGAAGTTCCATTCTATTGTTAGTAGTATGTTCTTCGCTTCCTACGATCTCTTTTTCTTTATCACCATAACGAAGAATTGCTCCAAAACCACCAGGTCCAGGATTACCTAAAGCACTTCCATCACTGAAAAGAGTTACTTTCTTCACCAAACTCCCTCATATAATCACGGCTAAGCGAGATCTCTATAGTTGCACTATCTATTGCATGGCAAGCACTGCAACGATTAAAAGCAAAAGGATACGTCCCCTTACAACTTGAACAGACATATTCAAATCCAAGTGTTGCATTCGCTTTTTTTTCAAGTTTAATAAGTATATCAAATTCAAATATAGAACTTGATTTTGCTAAACTTATATCACCCCGTGCACTATAAAGTTCTCTTAAATAACCACTTTTTGAAATTATATCTAAATTAAGGTCTTTACTACGTAAATTCCATAATACCGGTACTAAAACATCAACTTTTGAATGATCTAAATTTTCCCAAGCCAGTTGAGGATTTACACGAAACAGATACTCAAAAATCATATAAATTAAATTGTGATTTTGATTATAAATCTCTAGCAGTTTTTGCGCTTTAGTTTCACCATCCATCTTTGCATTGTTTAAAATCATAAGAGCATTGAGATATTCACTATCTAAAGAGATATCCTCCTCTAACTCATCTAATGGTTCTAACACATCCATAGCCGACTTATAATCTCTCATATGTTCATAAACAAGTAAAAGATACTTTAACGCTTCGGGGGTGCGGGGATATTTTTTTAAAATCTCTAAAAAGATCTGTTTTGAACGCTCTAGAAAACCGGCCCTGAAATATGTTTTACCAAGTAAAAACATTGTTTCTTTAGTATTTGCACCCTTATTTACTTCCAGGATTTCATTATAGATCTCTATAGCTTTTTCATAATCACCGTTTTTATAAAAAGAGTTTGCGAGTAAAAGCCACGATTTCTCAGAAAGCTCACCGCTTGAGATCAACACTTTGAGTTCATTTTTTGAAGGGAGTGTTTTAAACTGTTTTAAAAAGCGGTCTATATCTTTGTTATCCTCTTTTCGTTTATATCTTCCCCACCAGTAAGAGATAAACGTGATAACAAAAACAATGGAAAAGAAAATAATAATAGAGAAAAGCGGATCACGAAACTCTATAAAAAAACTACCCATTCTTAATACACCACAATCCCATAATCATTTTTGAGGTTATAAAAAGTACACTCGGGAGTAATCTCCAGATCTTTTGTACGTCCAAGTTGAATAAGAGCATTTTTGGGAACAAAAATACCGTTTTCTTTAAAAAATTTCTTGATATTTACAAACTTTACATCTTCAACAAATTTATACTCAAATTCCTTATGAAGCTTCATTTTATCGGTTAAGAACAAGTGTTCATTTACATGAAGTTGATCTGATGCATACTTAATAGGAAGGTACCCTGAAAGGTCTGTTAATATCTCTTCTACATGTTGATGTTTTTCGGGAAGTGTATTTTTTTGAATAAAAACATATTTATTGTTAAGTTTTAAAGTTGCAGAATTTTTCCAGTACTTATATGCCGGATTAGAGATGCCGAGCTTACCGTAAACTTCGCGCCAAAGCCAAAAAGAGTTAAGCGTATCTGGTAAAGCTGACATATATTCCCTTTTAAAATCTATTTATTAGATTATATACTCTTTTATCAAATAGATTTATTAAAAGGGATTTTCACTATTATGAAAATGTTGCTACTACAAGTTTAGTAACGATGAAACCACCGATTACCAACCATAGGAACATTGCACCCGCTGTATAAAGTGGTGCTAAACCTAAACCTTTAAATTTAGAGAAAATTGTCCCCATACCTAAAGCAGTCATTGCCATAGTAAGTAAGAATGTATCGATCTCGTTAATAACACTAACAACATCAGCCGGTACTAACTGAAGTGAGTTAAACCCTGCCATACCGATAAAGTAAACAGCAAACCAAGGTATAACAAGTTTTACACCACCTGCAGCAGAACCAGATTTTTTTGCTTCCATTGAAAGGTAGATTCCTAAAAGAATAAGCATTGGTGCGATCATAATAACACGAGTCATTTTTACAATTACCGCTGAGTTTGCCATATCAGTTGGAGTTCCTTGGATAGAAGCAGGCACCGCAACAACTTGTGCAACTTCATGGATAGTACCACCAACATAGATACCGAACTCTTGAGGAGTCATATGTAAAAAGCCAGTTGCCGGTTCAATAACTGCCGCGTATAATACCGGATACAAAAACATTGAGATAGTACCGAAAAGTACAACCATAGAAACCGCAACTGCCGTTTTATGTCCTTCAGCTTTAAGTACAGGCTCTGTAGCAAGAACTGCCGCAGCACCACAAACAGAAGCACCAGAAGCTGTAAGCATTGATGTTTCTTTATCCATTTTAAAGATTTTATATCCAAGGTACGAACCAAGAATAAAAGTCGTTGCAAGCATGATTAGTGATACCATAAAACCACTCATACCTACATCCATAATCTCCTGGAATGTAATTCTAAAACCGTAAAATACGATCGCAAAACGAAGAATTTTTTTCCCAGAGAATGTTATACCAGTTCCCCAAGCACTTGGAACATGATTGTGTAAAGTGTTTGCATAGAATATACCTAAAACGATACCGATTACCAGTGGAGATATACCTAAAGCTTTTACAGCAGCAATGTCTGCAATCATAGTTGCTGCCGCTGCGAAGATAGCAACAAATATAATTCCAGAGATTGTACCTTTTCTATTTTCTTTTGAAAAAGCCATAATTTACCCTTATTTTATTTTAAGGCGCAATTATAACAAAAACAACTAATACTAATCATTTACTTTTATTTCTAAAGCATTTTTTACAACACCGTTTTCACTATCTTCTAACGGTTTTAACTCTAAATTTGTCACTCTTTGGGGGCTTAAAAGTTTCTCTTTAATTAAATAGTTTTCAATTACAAGCTGTCTATTTTTTGCAAGTGTTTCAAGTTCTGCCTGAGTCACTTCCTGAATCTCAATATCCAATGCCAACAACTCTTTTTGATATACTCTCTCGAGCTCTTCACCCTTATACTCTTTTTCAAGTTTTTCCATCAGCTTTTCATCTCCGTCATCATCACGGAGATCTGCATAAATATCCTCTAAAAGATCAATTGTTAAAGCATTTTCTCTTTCATTAATGTTTTTTATACCGCTTTCTTCAACTACGATCGCTATTAATTTTTCTCTTTTTAACGCAAAGAGATCCGCTTCTTTATCGTAAGTTGCAGAGATCCCTAAGTTAATTTTAGGACGTTTTTCCATCATTTTTACGATATTGTCCAGCTTCTCTCTTTGAGAAGGAGTAATCACTGTTTTTCCATTTTCAAACTCTATATACGACAACTCTTCACCTTCAATTCCCATCATAGAACCAAGGAGTGCAAACGGTGCCGTCACCGCCTTTGTTACAAGGTTTGTAAATGCTTTCCAGATAACTGTACCATATTTAAAGTCAGGTGCGTCAACATTACCCTCTACTGGTAAATTGAGATCAATTATCCCCTCGTTATCCTCAAGTAGCCCGATCACAAAACCAAGCGGTAGATGTGTCACGTTTTCATCCTCGATCTCATCACCGAGTATAATCTTGTTAATCACTAAATTATTTTTCCCTTGAAGTTCAGAGTTCAGGATCTTATACCCCAGATCAAGATAGAGTTTCCCCGAATCGATCTTATATCCTGCAAATGTCGCACTGTAACCGCTTAAGGAGTTCAACTCTAAATTTTTAAAGTTAAAATCAAGGTCTGTATAGAGTTTTGGAGTTGCCGTATCTATACTTCCGATAAGTGTAGTAGAACCGTATTTATCTACTTCGCCGAGTAAATTTATATAACTTGTTTCCCCCGGTTTAGAAGAGAGTACATAGATCACGCCGTTTAGATCATGAATATCTGTTTGAAATTTGATAGGTATAGAAAAATCTGCAAATTTAGCACTTCCGTTTGATACGTTCACCTTAACAATTTTTATATCTAAAGGTTCACCTTTTTTCGTCTCTTTAGTTTCGTTTGTATCTTCCTTTTTACTTAGTTTTGCAAAGTTGAGTGTTTTATTTTCATCTACAAAAGCATCCACATAAAAAGAGTTAACATCAACTTCATCCACATAGAGTCTGTCAGGAGAGAGTTCATAAGTAAAATCTTTCACATCAAGTTTATTGAGTGAAAAAAGTAAATTATTATCTAATGTATTATTAATAAACAGGGAACTAACAGCCAGTTTTCCTTTCACACTAAGGTCAGGATTCTTTTTCGATTTTGCATAGCTTGTTTTTCCGCTTAACGCCAATTTTCCGTCTTCAATTTTCACATATGCAGATTCATTGAGATAAGGATTTATATCTGCGATCGAAATATTTCTAATATTAAATTTTCCAGATTGTTTTAAAGGAGTGTGGCGCAGTTTTCCATCTGCATATACCCTCCCTCCTCTATTTACTCTCATAGAGGTTTTATATCTTAACCAGCTGTTTTTATTACTGTCAATATTAAAAACGGAAATATTAATGTTTGAGATAGTTTGTTTTGATCTTTGCTCCAACATTCTGTCATAAAAGTCAACTCTTCCATCAGCAACTTTAAACTCTTTAACATTAAGATGAAAATTGCTTTTGCCACTCTCTTTTTTTGCGGTTTTTGGAGCAGGTTTTGGGACAACAATGTTTTCAATGTTAAGTTTTCCGTTTTTATATCTTCTTAGATAAGGGTTGAATCCCTCTAAGTTGATTTTGCCAATTGCCACATCCTCTTTTACTAAATCAAAATCAACTCCTTCAAAAGTAAAAATATTAAACTTTAATAGACTCTCTTTAGTAGTTCTTTTTTTCAATTTAAAATCATTGAATGCAACTTTGGAATCATCCAGTTTCAGATTGAAAGTTCCGTTTTGATCGTAAACAAAAAGATTTAGATCCAAACTTGTAAGGAGTGAATCGAGTACAATATTGTATCGCTTCAATGAGCTACGTGCAGCTTGATCGATATAAGGGTTGTAATGGGTA
Above is a window of Sulfurimonas marina DNA encoding:
- a CDS encoding MOSC domain-containing protein, which gives rise to MSGKVLKLFVTSDDEQKTRLTPETITVDNDGVVEDKFYKKDLMRAILITSIDSYNLAKENGVEIEYGLLGENILIDTNPYALVPGQTLKIGDTILEITQNCTLCKGLSTVSSKLPKILKNDRGIFAKVISGKSSIKIGDTVEI
- the soxZ gene encoding thiosulfate oxidation carrier complex protein SoxZ, whose amino-acid sequence is MSAIKVKAKLKGGVVSVKAMAKHEMSTYNMAEKKTGDRENANFITHISATINGETVMDMSTSQFLSKNPIFKFDLKGIGAKGDALEMVAVDRKGNTLKGKGKIK
- a CDS encoding thioredoxin family protein, which gives rise to MLKKSLLSILYIFILSVTQLSAEIIDIDKAVLASKKSGKNPLVYLHKTGCPYCERLEEFTLDDDDVDQYIKDNFTFIIINVSHKEDIVIYDHEQTTAKAFAENIGYNFYPSVLFFSNSGELDHGSIGYIEEKDFLIILKYMKTGAFKTMSIDEYKKKIGFVEENNGEQIDKRQKL
- the rnc gene encoding ribonuclease III, with protein sequence MHKKIDTLEKKLGYEFKDKNLIIEALTHKSYKQPYDNERLEFLGDAVLDLVVGEYLFRKFRNSDEGKLSKIRASLVNETGFDKLARALRLGDYILLSNAEDNNGGREKSSLLSNAFEAIMGAIYLEAGLEKVQEISIKLIEENHEEISLDSLFRDFKTTLQELTQARFGITPEYKVLASRGPDHKKEFEVGVYIEDKEYARAIGKSKKIAQQEAAKLAVEMLKKEK
- a CDS encoding c-type cytochrome — protein: MIKISNKLLVSASVAALVSFGFSGCMETSAPVKHGMDGGVYYPIANGKTGPYHVNTTAHDMTINNGRVPTEDEYNAWNSDVMPDGTGLPEGEGTVEEGEEVYEAKCVMCHGDFGSGGGGYPALSKGNAYAMYETLTRQRLKPDTDGPSRFFGSYWAQASTMWWYIKDAMPHPATDTLTDDEVYALVAYVLNVNEMEIDGVPVDEDYVLNRENFLKIKMPAKDVYEPVIDGPQGPENVRAYYANPDNFGAVKVKRSERCMTNCQEPTVHVAEITVGISDFHPPMSAVRDLPAEEGSSSFDAKTAYTEACAMCHDTGAAPAPGDKGAWAPLLAKGMDAVYKNGLNGTDAGMPAKGGSSLSDKEFKLVVDYIVNQSK
- a CDS encoding YeiH family protein — encoded protein: MAFSKENRKGTISGIIFVAIFAAAATMIADIAAVKALGISPLVIGIVLGIFYANTLHNHVPSAWGTGITFSGKKILRFAIVFYGFRITFQEIMDVGMSGFMVSLIMLATTFILGSYLGYKIFKMDKETSMLTASGASVCGAAAVLATEPVLKAEGHKTAVAVSMVVLFGTISMFLYPVLYAAVIEPATGFLHMTPQEFGIYVGGTIHEVAQVVAVPASIQGTPTDMANSAVIVKMTRVIMIAPMLILLGIYLSMEAKKSGSAAGGVKLVIPWFAVYFIGMAGFNSLQLVPADVVSVINEIDTFLLTMAMTALGMGTIFSKFKGLGLAPLYTAGAMFLWLVIGGFIVTKLVVATFS
- a CDS encoding tetratricopeptide repeat protein; its protein translation is MGSFFIEFRDPLFSIIIFFSIVFVITFISYWWGRYKRKEDNKDIDRFLKQFKTLPSKNELKVLISSGELSEKSWLLLANSFYKNGDYEKAIEIYNEILEVNKGANTKETMFLLGKTYFRAGFLERSKQIFLEILKKYPRTPEALKYLLLVYEHMRDYKSAMDVLEPLDELEEDISLDSEYLNALMILNNAKMDGETKAQKLLEIYNQNHNLIYMIFEYLFRVNPQLAWENLDHSKVDVLVPVLWNLRSKDLNLDIISKSGYLRELYSARGDISLAKSSSIFEFDILIKLEKKANATLGFEYVCSSCKGTYPFAFNRCSACHAIDSATIEISLSRDYMREFGEESNSFQ
- the rnhA gene encoding ribonuclease HI, with translation MKKVTLFSDGSALGNPGPGGFGAILRYGDKEKEIVGSEEHTTNNRMELRGVIEGLKALKQPCDVEIVSDSSYVVKGINEWLDNWVKRNFKKVKNPDLWQEYIEVSKPHKINAHWVRGHDGHIENERCDKLARDAAEAVKNL
- a CDS encoding DUF748 domain-containing protein, encoding MKTIKKYLLYSALVYAVIGFLILPFVVKSQLPKLIEQNTHTKASIDFVYINPFLFKAKINGLKLYDLKEKPLLTIDSLFVDIDLYSLIYGAFNIAKLEISEPNIYIVNNADKTINLLNIIKSTQNEPTQEVKEDTNSTAPRIIIKELDIDDAQIHYADFTRSEPFYFTFDRIDLGLKNIDTNDFHSSNGLFAFYSNLGDGAFLRINTKIDGFKPLALHGHIDFKANQLYTEWTYVKDMLNFEVADGKASFNADFSVNLDKLDETKVENVNLAINKLRIKPKDKSEDIINLQNFQVSNVDLLPMKQQLHIGGVSLNSLHLNVNRFKNGEIDLQKYFVIESTNEQNQTKTESEPWSVVVDNVDLKKISTTFRDYTVEKSVTSKVRDLNLSAKDIHLNSSKPFPYQFSTLINEKSSCNIGGKIIQQPLDISSHIVCKDFDVTHYNPYIDQAARSSLKRYNIVLDSLLTSLDLNLFVYDQNGTFNLKLDDSKVAFNDFKLKKRTTKESLLKFNIFTFEGVDFDLVKEDVAIGKINLEGFNPYLRRYKNGKLNIENIVVPKPAPKTAKKESGKSNFHLNVKEFKVADGRVDFYDRMLEQRSKQTISNINISVFNIDSNKNSWLRYKTSMRVNRGGRVYADGKLRHTPLKQSGKFNIRNISIADINPYLNESAYVKIEDGKLALSGKTSYAKSKKNPDLSVKGKLAVSSLFINNTLDNNLLFSLNKLDVKDFTYELSPDRLYVDEVDVNSFYVDAFVDENKTLNFAKLSKKEDTNETKETKKGEPLDIKIVKVNVSNGSAKFADFSIPIKFQTDIHDLNGVIYVLSSKPGETSYINLLGEVDKYGSTTLIGSIDTATPKLYTDLDFNFKNLELNSLSGYSATFAGYKIDSGKLYLDLGYKILNSELQGKNNLVINKIILGDEIEDENVTHLPLGFVIGLLEDNEGIIDLNLPVEGNVDAPDFKYGTVIWKAFTNLVTKAVTAPFALLGSMMGIEGEELSYIEFENGKTVITPSQREKLDNIVKMMEKRPKINLGISATYDKEADLFALKREKLIAIVVEESGIKNINERENALTIDLLEDIYADLRDDDGDEKLMEKLEKEYKGEELERVYQKELLALDIEIQEVTQAELETLAKNRQLVIENYLIKEKLLSPQRVTNLELKPLEDSENGVVKNALEIKVND
- a CDS encoding thiosulfate oxidation carrier protein SoxY, with amino-acid sequence MERRQFLSMTLGALALAVVPASVRAEDFRKSKPAVWTAHTVDDAIMAMYGKKDLTMSNVKLTAAKVPSDSPKKAVASNGGAIPVDFSVSVPAKTVAVFQDANPEAAVCVYTVSKYDAMNYSIKIKMAKSGTITIVAEGTDGKLYAAKQTLDVALGGCEG
- a CDS encoding DUF4395 domain-containing protein — its product is MNLSNFLNKYGEEVPGYDVRVINEREARAAAGILGTLGIMVIFIGIGFNHIIVARVYIAFLWFEFLLRITKPNYAPSLLLARFFVQNQKPEYVGAAQKRFAWAIGWLISFPMIYWFVLNWDITFYKVLICVLCATLMFFESAFSICLGCMLYKYIKKEDPHYCPGGVCEVRKKEPIQTFNLMQKIVAAATAIGLTVGIYLFLAYTEPKTFFGEFLHEAVLTDAQLQAQKDAAYEAEMAAEFGDDEDEEE
- the aroC gene encoding chorismate synthase, which produces MNSFGQKLRFSTFGESHGTALGCVLDGVPAGLEIDEAFIQNELDRRKPGKSEFETARKEADKVEILSGVFEGKSTGTPIAMVIYNTNQKSKDYSNIKDVFRPGHADFTYFHKYGLRDYRGGGRSSARETAARVAAGAIAKLMLKELDVEVLSGISEVAGIKAEKFNYAGVKDSIIYALDSDVEQAQKDAILEAKKRHDSVGGVSRVVVKNAPIGLGQPLYYKLDGVLADAMMGINAVKAVEIGDGCLSAKTLGSQNNDQIRANGFESNHSGGILGGISNGDDIVLNVYFKPTPSIFQEQHTITTTNEEVDFSLKGRHDPCVAIRGTIVCEAMAALVIADMVLLNMGSKMDGVVKYYK